A window of the Bacteroides thetaiotaomicron VPI-5482 genome harbors these coding sequences:
- a CDS encoding glycoside hydrolase family 2 TIM barrel-domain containing protein — MKIYTLLLGALVACPMQAQTMHDWENHHVLQINRKPARAAFTPFSVQKGDCSMSLDGTWKFRWTPVPGERIIDFYQTDFNDKDWKDFPVPANWEVNGYGTPIYVSAGYPFKIDPPRVMGEPKADYTTYKERNPVGQYRRTFVLPVGWEADGQTFLRFEGVMSAFYVWINGERVGYSQGSMEPSEFNITDYLKTGENQIALEVYRYSDGSYLEDQDFWRFGGIHRSIHLIHTPDVRMRDYTIRTLPASAGNYKDFILQIDPQFSVYRGMTGKGYTLQAVLKDASGKEIIKLQGEVEEILDLEHKASRMNEWYPQRGPRKTGRLSAMIKSPERWTAETPYLYKLHLTLQNAEGKVIEQAEQSVGFRTVEINKGQLLINGNPVRFRGVNRHEHDPRTARVMSEERMLQDILLMKQANINAVRTSHYPNVSRWYELCDSLGLYVMDEADIEEHGLRGTLASTPDWYAAFMDRAVRMAERDKNYPSIVMWSMGNESGYGPNFAAISAWLHDFDPTRPVHYEGAQGVDGNPDPKTVDVISRFYTRVKQEYLNPGIAEGEDKERAENARWERLLEIAERTNDDRPVMTSEYAHSMGNALGNFKEYWDEIYSNPRMLGGFIWDWVDQGIYKELPDGRIMVAYGGDFGDKPNLKAFCFNGLLMSDRETTPKYWEVKKVYAPVQLAVNNGQLIVTNRNHHIDLSQYRCLWTLTIDGKQKEQGEITLPKVAPGESETITLPAFRSLSDKKALNRKGNNSNSTNTLSDCLLKVSIVLKSDALWAKAGHEVTWEQFCLQQGELLSADLINKGALQVKEDDKSLSVSGRGFSVQWEKKAVGSITSLMYNGKEILTQNHFPVQPVTQAFRAPTDNDKSFGNWLAKDWQLHGMDHPLISLESFDHEVRADGAVIVRIRTTNLYKEGNVTTTSVYTISSDGVIDLKTTFLPQGVLPELPRLGLAFCLAPAYNTFTWYGRGPQDNYPDRKTSAATGLWKGTVAEQYIHYPRPQDSGNKEEVQFFTLTDKQNKGIRVDAVEDVFSASALHYTAQDLYKETHDCNLKPRPEIILSMDAAVLGLGNSSCGPGVLKKYAIEKKEHTLHIRISKQ; from the coding sequence ATGAAAATATATACATTACTGCTTGGCGCATTGGTCGCTTGCCCGATGCAGGCACAAACAATGCATGACTGGGAGAATCATCATGTTCTCCAGATTAATCGTAAACCGGCACGGGCTGCTTTTACTCCTTTCTCCGTACAGAAAGGAGACTGCTCGATGTCTTTGGACGGAACATGGAAGTTCCGATGGACTCCTGTTCCGGGCGAAAGAATCATAGATTTCTATCAGACTGATTTTAATGATAAAGACTGGAAGGACTTTCCTGTTCCTGCCAATTGGGAAGTCAATGGATATGGCACGCCTATTTATGTATCTGCAGGTTATCCGTTTAAGATAGATCCTCCGCGAGTAATGGGAGAGCCGAAAGCTGACTATACGACCTATAAAGAACGAAACCCGGTCGGGCAGTATCGGCGCACATTCGTTTTGCCTGTGGGATGGGAAGCGGACGGACAGACTTTTTTGCGCTTTGAAGGAGTGATGAGTGCTTTCTATGTTTGGATAAATGGCGAACGGGTAGGGTATAGCCAAGGTAGTATGGAGCCAAGTGAATTTAACATCACCGACTATCTGAAGACTGGTGAGAATCAGATAGCATTGGAAGTGTACCGTTATAGTGACGGGTCTTATCTCGAAGATCAGGACTTCTGGCGTTTTGGCGGCATTCATCGTAGTATTCATCTGATACATACACCTGATGTTCGTATGCGTGATTATACAATACGCACTCTTCCTGCATCTGCCGGCAATTATAAGGACTTTATTTTGCAGATCGATCCGCAATTTAGTGTATACAGAGGTATGACCGGAAAAGGATATACCCTGCAAGCTGTGTTGAAAGACGCAAGTGGAAAGGAGATAATAAAGTTACAGGGAGAGGTGGAAGAAATACTGGATCTGGAGCATAAAGCAAGCCGGATGAATGAGTGGTATCCGCAGCGTGGACCACGTAAGACAGGACGTCTGTCAGCCATGATAAAATCACCGGAAAGATGGACAGCGGAGACACCCTATCTTTATAAATTACACCTTACTTTGCAGAATGCGGAAGGAAAAGTGATAGAACAGGCGGAGCAGTCGGTCGGTTTCCGTACTGTAGAAATCAATAAAGGACAATTACTGATTAACGGTAATCCGGTTCGCTTCAGAGGTGTGAATCGTCATGAACACGATCCACGGACGGCACGCGTAATGAGTGAAGAAAGAATGCTTCAGGATATACTGCTGATGAAACAGGCAAATATCAATGCCGTTCGTACCAGCCATTATCCCAATGTGAGCCGCTGGTATGAACTCTGTGATAGTTTAGGGCTTTATGTGATGGATGAAGCGGATATCGAAGAGCATGGTCTGCGCGGGACACTGGCAAGTACTCCCGATTGGTATGCTGCATTCATGGATCGTGCGGTCCGCATGGCAGAACGTGATAAGAACTATCCAAGTATCGTGATGTGGAGTATGGGAAATGAAAGCGGCTACGGACCGAACTTTGCAGCTATTTCTGCATGGTTACACGATTTTGATCCTACACGCCCCGTTCATTATGAAGGTGCGCAGGGAGTAGATGGCAATCCTGATCCGAAGACGGTCGATGTGATCAGCCGTTTCTATACCCGTGTGAAACAAGAATATCTGAATCCGGGCATTGCAGAAGGAGAAGACAAAGAACGTGCGGAAAATGCACGTTGGGAACGACTGTTGGAAATAGCGGAACGTACCAATGATGACCGTCCGGTAATGACAAGCGAATATGCCCATTCGATGGGAAATGCGTTGGGCAACTTTAAAGAATATTGGGATGAAATATATAGCAATCCCCGTATGCTGGGCGGTTTCATATGGGACTGGGTAGATCAGGGAATTTATAAAGAATTGCCTGATGGCCGCATTATGGTGGCGTATGGCGGAGACTTCGGTGATAAGCCGAATCTGAAAGCTTTCTGCTTTAATGGTCTATTGATGAGTGATCGTGAGACGACTCCGAAGTATTGGGAAGTAAAGAAAGTATATGCACCGGTTCAGTTGGCCGTCAACAATGGACAATTGATCGTTACAAACAGGAATCATCATATAGACTTATCTCAGTATCGCTGCTTATGGACATTGACAATAGATGGTAAACAGAAAGAACAGGGAGAAATCACATTACCGAAAGTCGCTCCGGGTGAGAGTGAAACAATTACTTTACCAGCTTTCCGTTCCTTATCGGACAAGAAGGCTTTAAACAGAAAAGGCAACAACAGCAACTCAACGAATACGCTTTCTGATTGTCTGCTAAAAGTAAGCATCGTATTGAAATCTGATGCTCTTTGGGCGAAAGCCGGTCATGAAGTTACTTGGGAACAATTCTGCTTACAGCAAGGAGAATTGTTGTCTGCCGATCTGATCAATAAAGGAGCGCTGCAAGTAAAAGAGGATGATAAATCTTTATCAGTTAGCGGACGCGGTTTCTCGGTTCAGTGGGAAAAGAAAGCAGTCGGAAGTATAACTTCCCTTATGTACAATGGCAAAGAAATATTGACTCAGAATCATTTTCCGGTTCAGCCTGTCACGCAAGCATTCCGTGCACCGACAGACAATGACAAGAGTTTCGGAAACTGGCTGGCAAAAGACTGGCAACTGCATGGCATGGACCATCCTCTGATTAGTCTGGAGTCTTTCGATCATGAAGTACGTGCAGATGGGGCAGTCATAGTACGTATCCGGACGACTAATTTATATAAAGAAGGTAACGTGACAACGACATCCGTCTATACCATTTCTTCCGATGGAGTCATTGATCTGAAAACAACTTTCTTACCGCAAGGAGTACTTCCGGAATTGCCTCGTTTGGGGCTTGCATTCTGTCTGGCTCCTGCCTATAATACCTTTACATGGTATGGCAGAGGACCGCAGGATAATTATCCCGATCGCAAGACATCTGCTGCAACAGGACTCTGGAAAGGAACGGTAGCAGAACAGTATATACATTATCCTCGTCCGCAGGATAGTGGAAATAAGGAAGAAGTACAATTTTTTACGCTGACAGACAAACAGAATAAAGGTATCCGTGTAGACGCGGTAGAAGATGTATTTTCTGCCTCTGCTTTGCATTATACTGCACAGGATTTATATAAAGAAACTCATGACTGCAATCTGAAGCCACGTCCCGAAATTATTCTCAGTATGGACGCGGCCGTGCTCGGATTAGGGAATAGCAGCTGCGGACCGGGCGTACTGAAGAAGTATGCTATTGAGAAAAAAGAACATACGCTGCATATACGCATCAGCAAGCAGTAA
- a CDS encoding helix-turn-helix domain-containing protein, with protein MESDIPRYDLTVDYIVGEGFGINLLNGYKNFHCKIEAGFFILCVKGTIQATINGERYNIVENDLITLPPNYFMEIHEFSSDIHIYYAGFSSQFIENINLMKSTQHLLPIIVENPVINLSPLQACSYKMFYESLILAYASAKTLANKEIVKAVLTMFIQGATEIYKLQSNRYLSTQSRKYEIYQEFLQLVMKNYTVHHGASFYADHLGLSLPHFCSTIKKAAGNTPLEVIASVILMDAKSRLKSSNEPVKNIALSLGFNNISFFNKFFKQHTGVTPQEYRGH; from the coding sequence ATGGAAAGCGATATACCGAGGTACGATTTAACAGTTGATTATATAGTGGGAGAAGGATTTGGGATAAACTTACTGAATGGGTATAAGAATTTTCATTGTAAAATAGAGGCAGGATTCTTCATACTTTGTGTGAAAGGGACAATACAGGCAACAATTAATGGAGAACGATATAATATTGTCGAAAATGATTTAATCACTCTGCCACCTAATTATTTCATGGAAATTCATGAGTTTTCATCTGATATTCATATTTATTATGCAGGCTTTTCATCTCAGTTCATAGAAAATATAAATCTGATGAAGTCCACCCAGCATCTGCTTCCGATAATAGTAGAAAATCCGGTTATCAATTTGTCTCCATTGCAAGCCTGTAGCTATAAGATGTTTTATGAGTCATTGATTCTTGCGTATGCTTCTGCCAAGACATTGGCCAATAAAGAAATCGTAAAGGCTGTACTCACTATGTTTATTCAGGGGGCAACAGAGATTTATAAGCTACAGAGCAATCGGTATTTATCTACTCAATCAAGAAAGTATGAGATATATCAGGAGTTCCTGCAACTGGTCATGAAGAATTATACAGTTCATCATGGTGCCTCTTTTTATGCTGATCATTTGGGACTTAGTCTGCCTCATTTTTGTTCAACAATTAAAAAGGCAGCGGGGAATACCCCGCTGGAAGTCATTGCTTCCGTCATTCTGATGGATGCTAAGTCTCGTTTAAAGTCAAGTAATGAACCTGTGAAGAATATCGCTTTGTCTTTGGGATTCAATAATATCTCTTTCTTCAATAAATTCTTTAAGCAGCATACCGGTGTCACTCCGCAGGAATACAGAGGACATTAA
- a CDS encoding sensor histidine kinase: protein MEENKQTLYNDELLDILPDGVIIFNISGEVIQLNRQALTELHVHSSVNAMMPLPTNILFKLLNNKEDILSVILEKIRQGEQTYSLSEHTFMQEQVDYTQFPIRGDFATIKEDGNLKKILFFFRNITVELTQEYILNTALQRTRIYPWYYDINRSEFTLDNRYFEHLGISAGENNTLTMEEYVNMIHPDDRQAMADAFIVQLSGMETFDKSVPFRLHRGDGTWEWFEGQSTYIANISGHPYRLVGICMSIQEYKDIENTLIEARKKAEESDRLKMAFLANMSHEIRTPLNAIVGFSDVIGSTYDELSEEERADFVRLISINSEHLVRLIDDVLDLSKIESNTIKFTFTDCSLRSLMIDVEKEQTMKPISEIEIRALLPNEDVYINTDATRLKQVISNFINNARKFTEKGYIHFGYAVDSVDASSVHVFVEDTGSGIPKECQKEIFDRFYKVDTFKQGTGLGLSICKTIVEHLQGDISVESEMGKGSRFIVTLPFERQTED, encoded by the coding sequence ATGGAAGAGAATAAACAAACACTTTACAATGATGAGTTGCTAGATATCTTACCTGACGGAGTTATTATATTTAATATTAGTGGAGAAGTAATACAGCTTAACCGGCAAGCTCTGACCGAACTTCATGTGCATTCATCAGTCAATGCAATGATGCCTCTTCCAACCAATATCCTTTTCAAATTATTAAATAATAAAGAAGACATTCTTTCTGTCATCTTAGAAAAGATTCGTCAGGGTGAACAAACTTATTCGCTTTCTGAACATACTTTCATGCAAGAACAGGTGGATTATACACAATTCCCGATCAGAGGTGATTTTGCAACGATCAAGGAAGATGGCAATCTGAAAAAGATATTATTCTTTTTTCGTAATATCACTGTAGAATTGACACAGGAGTATATTCTGAACACAGCCTTACAAAGAACCAGGATATATCCGTGGTATTATGATATAAACCGAAGTGAGTTTACCCTTGACAACCGTTATTTCGAACATTTGGGTATTTCGGCCGGAGAAAATAACACTCTGACTATGGAGGAATACGTAAATATGATTCATCCGGACGACCGGCAAGCTATGGCTGACGCCTTTATTGTGCAACTTAGCGGCATGGAAACGTTCGATAAATCTGTCCCCTTCCGCCTGCATCGTGGAGACGGAACTTGGGAATGGTTTGAAGGCCAGTCTACTTATATTGCCAATATCTCGGGGCATCCCTATCGGTTGGTCGGTATCTGTATGAGTATCCAGGAATATAAGGATATAGAGAACACCTTAATCGAAGCACGTAAGAAAGCTGAAGAAAGCGACCGACTTAAAATGGCTTTTCTGGCAAATATGAGCCATGAGATCCGTACGCCACTGAATGCAATAGTCGGTTTCTCCGATGTAATCGGTTCTACGTATGATGAATTAAGCGAGGAAGAACGTGCCGATTTTGTGAGATTAATCAGTATCAACAGCGAACACTTAGTAAGACTGATTGATGATGTACTTGATTTATCCAAGATTGAATCAAATACGATTAAATTTACTTTCACTGACTGTTCTCTCCGATCTCTCATGATAGATGTAGAGAAAGAACAGACTATGAAACCTATATCCGAAATCGAAATAAGAGCGTTATTACCGAATGAAGATGTCTATATCAATACGGATGCTACACGCCTGAAACAGGTAATAAGCAATTTCATTAATAACGCCCGGAAGTTTACAGAAAAAGGATATATCCATTTTGGTTATGCAGTGGATTCCGTCGATGCAAGCTCGGTTCATGTCTTTGTGGAAGATACAGGCTCAGGGATTCCAAAAGAATGCCAAAAGGAAATATTCGACCGCTTCTATAAAGTAGATACATTTAAGCAAGGGACCGGATTGGGACTTTCTATCTGCAAAACAATCGTAGAACATCTGCAAGGAGACATCTCTGTAGAGTCTGAAATGGGAAAAGGCAGCCGGTTTATCGTTACTCTTCCATTTGAAAGGCAGACAGAAGATTAA
- a CDS encoding beta-d-glucuronidase/beta-L-arabinofuranosidase, with protein sequence MKKLLLTFLSIAAVCSLYAQRKVTQERMEQIYEEVKTPYKYGLAVAPTDNYHKIDCPTVFRQGDKWLMTYVVYNGKTGTDGRGYETWIAESDNLLDWRTLGRVLSYRDGKWDCNQRGGFPALPDMEWGGSYELQTYKGRHWMTYIGGEGTGYEAVKAPLFVGLASTKGDISTAHEWESLDKPILSIHDKDAQWWEKLTQYKSTVYWDKDKTLGAPFVMFYNAGGRHPETDLKGERVGIALSKDMKTWKRYPGNPVFAHEADGTITGDAHIQKMGDVYVMFYFSAFEPSRKYKAFNTFAASYDLVNWTDWHGADLIIPSKNYDELFAHKSYVIKHDGVVYHFYCAVNNAEQRGIAIATSKPMGRSAVRFPKPETKNRRMITELNEGWKTWLIDNSQLTIDNSKGNHQSPIINCQIPHNWDDYYGYRQLTHGNLHGTTMYVKDFSLDNCPLSTVNSQLKKRYFLRFEGVGTYATIKVNGHDFGRYPVGRTTLTLDVTNALKQGTNRLEVKAEHPEMIADMPWVCGGCSSEWGFSEGSQPLGIFRPVVLEATDEIRIEPFGVHIWNDEKAANVFVETEVKNYGKTTETIEVVNKLSNADGKQVFRLVEKVTLAPGEMKVIRQQSPVENPVLWDTENPYLYKLASMIKRDTKTTDEISTPFGIRTISWPVKRNDEDGRFYLNGKPVFINGVCEYEHQFGQSHAFSREQVAARVKQIRAAGFNAFRDAHQPHHLDYQKYWDEEGVLFWTQLSAHVWYDTPEFRENFKKLLRQWVKERRNSPSVVIWGLQNESTLPREFAQECSEIIREMDPTARTMRIITTCNGGEGTDWNVIQNWSGTYGGDVTKYGKELSQKNQLLNGEYGAWRSIDLHTEPGEFEVNGVWSESRMCQLMETKIRLAEQAKDSVCGQFQWIFSSHDNPGRRQPDEAFRKIDKVGPFNYKGLVTPWEEPLDVYYMYRANYVPAAKDPMVYLVSHTWADRFEKGRRRATIEAYSNCDSVLLYNDMINDKVTYLGRKKNNGTGTHFMWENRDIRYNVLRAVGYYKGKPVAEDIIVLNGLEQAPHFDVLYQNAKPVLKGEDGYNYLYRINCGGDDYTDSFGQLWMQDNTHYSRSWAANFKELNPYLASQRTTNDPIRGSRDWKLFQHFRFGRHQLEYNFPVADGTYRIELYFTEPWHGTGGSASTDCEGLRIFDVAVNDSVVLDDLDIWAESGHDGVCKKVVYATVKGGVLKIHFPEVKAGQGLISGIAIASVDSNLQPTVFPASDWSWEKAGKEVMEKTPKELLPEDKNARVSVAYEAETATLKGKFRKKEHRKQTGVFFDKGKGNSIEWNISTGLAQVYALRFKYMNTTGKPMPVLMKFIDSKGVVLKEDILTFPETPDKWKMMSTTTGTFINAGHYKVLLSAENMDGLAFDALDIQ encoded by the coding sequence ATGAAGAAGTTATTACTGACATTTTTAAGTATAGCTGCCGTATGCTCACTGTATGCCCAACGTAAAGTCACGCAGGAACGGATGGAGCAGATTTATGAAGAGGTAAAGACGCCCTATAAGTACGGACTTGCTGTTGCCCCGACCGACAATTATCATAAGATTGATTGTCCTACTGTCTTTCGTCAGGGAGACAAGTGGCTGATGACTTATGTCGTTTATAATGGCAAAACCGGCACGGATGGTCGTGGATACGAAACCTGGATTGCAGAAAGTGATAATCTGCTTGATTGGCGTACCTTAGGACGTGTACTTTCTTATCGGGACGGTAAATGGGATTGTAATCAGCGTGGAGGATTCCCTGCACTGCCGGATATGGAGTGGGGTGGAAGCTACGAACTTCAGACCTACAAAGGCCGCCACTGGATGACTTATATCGGTGGAGAAGGTACAGGTTATGAAGCTGTAAAAGCACCACTCTTTGTCGGACTGGCATCTACCAAAGGAGATATTTCCACCGCTCATGAATGGGAATCTCTGGACAAGCCAATTCTGAGCATCCATGATAAAGATGCCCAGTGGTGGGAAAAGTTGACTCAATATAAAAGTACCGTTTACTGGGATAAAGACAAAACACTGGGTGCCCCGTTTGTGATGTTTTACAATGCGGGAGGACGTCATCCGGAAACTGATTTAAAGGGTGAACGGGTAGGAATCGCACTTTCCAAGGATATGAAAACCTGGAAACGTTATCCCGGCAATCCGGTCTTTGCACACGAAGCGGACGGAACGATCACCGGTGATGCTCATATTCAGAAGATGGGTGACGTATATGTGATGTTTTATTTCTCTGCCTTTGAGCCGTCACGCAAGTATAAAGCCTTTAATACGTTTGCTGCAAGTTATGATCTCGTCAACTGGACAGACTGGCATGGAGCTGATTTAATTATTCCTTCCAAGAATTACGACGAATTATTTGCGCATAAAAGCTATGTGATCAAACACGACGGAGTAGTTTATCATTTTTATTGCGCGGTGAACAATGCCGAACAGCGTGGTATTGCTATTGCTACAAGTAAGCCGATGGGACGCTCTGCCGTTCGCTTCCCGAAGCCGGAAACGAAGAATCGCCGGATGATCACTGAACTGAATGAAGGCTGGAAAACCTGGTTAATTGACAATTCACAATTGACAATTGACAATTCAAAAGGCAATCACCAATCCCCGATTATTAATTGTCAAATACCTCATAATTGGGATGACTATTACGGTTATCGCCAACTGACTCATGGCAACCTGCACGGAACAACCATGTATGTGAAAGACTTCTCCCTCGATAATTGTCCATTGTCAACTGTCAATTCTCAATTAAAAAAACGTTATTTCCTACGTTTTGAGGGGGTAGGTACGTATGCTACTATTAAAGTGAACGGACATGATTTCGGACGCTATCCGGTAGGACGTACCACGTTGACACTGGATGTGACCAATGCATTGAAACAAGGAACGAATCGTCTGGAAGTAAAAGCGGAGCATCCGGAAATGATAGCCGATATGCCGTGGGTATGTGGTGGCTGTTCGTCAGAGTGGGGATTCAGCGAAGGATCTCAGCCGTTAGGTATATTCCGTCCGGTGGTGCTGGAGGCAACAGACGAGATCCGTATTGAACCCTTCGGAGTACACATCTGGAATGACGAAAAGGCGGCTAATGTCTTTGTCGAAACAGAAGTAAAGAACTATGGCAAGACCACGGAGACAATAGAAGTAGTCAATAAGTTGAGCAATGCGGACGGTAAACAAGTGTTCCGTCTAGTAGAGAAAGTAACATTGGCACCGGGAGAGATGAAGGTGATTCGTCAACAGTCTCCTGTAGAGAATCCTGTTTTATGGGATACGGAGAATCCTTATCTTTATAAATTGGCAAGTATGATTAAGCGTGATACCAAAACAACGGATGAGATATCTACGCCTTTCGGTATCCGTACAATCAGTTGGCCGGTAAAGAGAAATGACGAAGATGGGCGTTTCTATCTGAATGGAAAGCCTGTCTTTATCAATGGTGTATGCGAGTATGAACATCAATTCGGGCAAAGTCATGCCTTCAGTCGGGAGCAGGTAGCTGCGAGAGTGAAACAAATACGTGCGGCAGGCTTCAACGCTTTCCGTGATGCCCATCAGCCCCATCATCTCGATTATCAGAAATATTGGGATGAAGAAGGCGTCTTGTTCTGGACACAGCTTTCTGCCCATGTATGGTATGACACACCGGAGTTTCGTGAGAACTTTAAAAAGCTGCTTCGTCAATGGGTGAAGGAGCGACGTAATTCTCCGTCAGTAGTGATATGGGGATTGCAGAATGAAAGTACATTGCCTCGTGAATTTGCACAGGAATGCAGTGAAATCATTCGCGAAATGGACCCGACAGCACGTACGATGCGTATCATCACCACCTGTAACGGCGGTGAAGGAACCGACTGGAATGTAATTCAGAATTGGAGCGGCACGTATGGAGGAGACGTTACGAAATACGGAAAGGAACTTTCGCAGAAGAACCAGTTGCTGAATGGAGAATACGGTGCATGGAGAAGTATTGATCTGCATACGGAACCCGGCGAATTTGAAGTGAATGGAGTATGGAGCGAAAGTCGTATGTGCCAGTTGATGGAAACAAAGATTCGTCTGGCAGAACAGGCCAAAGACAGTGTTTGCGGACAGTTCCAATGGATTTTCAGCAGCCACGACAATCCCGGACGTCGCCAGCCGGATGAAGCATTCCGGAAAATAGATAAAGTAGGTCCGTTCAACTATAAAGGACTGGTGACTCCGTGGGAAGAACCACTGGATGTATATTATATGTATCGTGCCAACTATGTGCCGGCGGCAAAGGACCCGATGGTATACCTGGTATCACATACCTGGGCAGATCGTTTCGAGAAAGGACGTCGTCGGGCTACTATCGAGGCTTACAGCAATTGTGATTCCGTATTGCTTTATAACGACATGATCAATGACAAAGTGACTTATCTGGGACGCAAAAAGAATAATGGAACAGGCACCCACTTCATGTGGGAGAATCGGGATATTCGTTATAATGTACTTCGTGCTGTAGGATATTACAAAGGGAAGCCGGTTGCCGAAGACATAATTGTACTCAACGGACTGGAGCAAGCTCCCCACTTTGACGTACTGTATCAGAATGCGAAACCTGTATTGAAAGGGGAAGACGGATATAATTACCTGTACCGTATTAACTGTGGAGGAGACGACTATACAGATAGTTTCGGTCAGTTATGGATGCAGGATAATACCCATTATTCCCGTTCATGGGCAGCGAACTTTAAAGAATTGAATCCATACCTTGCCAGTCAGCGCACGACGAATGATCCGATTCGGGGAAGCCGTGACTGGAAGTTGTTCCAGCACTTCCGTTTCGGACGTCATCAACTGGAGTACAATTTCCCGGTAGCTGACGGAACATATCGGATTGAACTCTATTTCACAGAGCCTTGGCATGGGACGGGAGGCAGTGCTTCCACCGACTGCGAGGGGTTGCGCATCTTCGATGTGGCAGTGAATGATTCGGTAGTATTGGATGATCTTGATATTTGGGCAGAGAGTGGTCACGACGGAGTATGCAAGAAAGTAGTGTACGCTACAGTAAAAGGTGGAGTACTGAAGATTCATTTCCCGGAAGTGAAAGCAGGACAGGGGCTGATTTCAGGTATTGCCATTGCTTCTGTTGATTCGAATCTGCAACCTACTGTATTCCCCGCATCCGACTGGAGTTGGGAAAAGGCCGGCAAAGAAGTCATGGAAAAAACTCCGAAAGAGTTGCTTCCCGAAGACAAGAATGCCCGTGTCAGTGTAGCGTATGAAGCTGAAACGGCAACCCTGAAAGGCAAGTTCCGGAAGAAAGAACATCGCAAGCAAACGGGAGTATTCTTTGATAAAGGAAAAGGTAACAGTATTGAATGGAATATCTCTACCGGACTGGCACAGGTTTATGCCCTTCGCTTTAAGTATATGAATACTACCGGAAAACCAATGCCTGTTTTAATGAAGTTCATCGATTCAAAGGGAGTAGTGCTCAAAGAAGACATTCTGACCTTCCCGGAAACACCGGACAAATGGAAGATGATGAGTACCACCACCGGAACTTTTATCAACGCCGGACATTATAAAGTATTACTTTCAGCGGAAAATATGGACGGTCTGGCTTTTGATGCCTTGGATATTCAATAA